From the Musa acuminata AAA Group cultivar baxijiao chromosome BXJ1-2, Cavendish_Baxijiao_AAA, whole genome shotgun sequence genome, one window contains:
- the LOC135596110 gene encoding cytochrome b561 and DOMON domain-containing protein At3g07570-like, whose translation MEMKNVSSCFSTFILLLLSFTSFVSSQSDSCSSKLTVSNLIPFNTSSLTCMSAWSSEGFILRYENAGPSLWNFVLSAPDKGAYIAIGFSGNGRMVGSSAVVGWKSSSGVGIVRQYYLGGYSSNQCPPDKGSLSLVQGSSLIVSQSSRLYLAFQLSTAQPESSLVYAVGPSNSLPSSGGYLSTHRDMASGTLSSPAGGGGGGDDDGDDDEHGRKGDGEGESSSGRKRGGDNDSDGEDAVARRSGGGLSLAKKHALLTILGWGILLPIGAATARFLKHHDPLWFYSHVLVQGVAFVVGVIGVLAGVKLEHNLGDGRDVDAHKILGIFVLAFGGLQVMAVLMRPKKEAKARKYWNWYHHNVGRAAIVSAVANIFYGLWLAKEARDWSYGYGIFVGVWVVGCFVLEEWRRKHVAECTVC comes from the exons ATGGAGATGAAGAACGTCTCTTCTTGCTTCTCCACCTTCATCCTCCTACTCTTGAGCTTCACTTCCTTTGTCAGCTCTCAGTCAGACTCCTGCTCCTCTAAGCTAACTGTTAGCAACCTCATTCCTTTCAACACCTCTTCCCTCACCTGCATGTCTGCATGGAGTTCCGAAGGATTCATCCTAAGG TATGAGAACGCAGGGCCAAGTCTGTGGAACTTTGTGCTCTCGGCACCTGATAAAGGGGCGTACATCGCAATTGGCTTCTCTGGCAACGGCAGGATGGTCGGGAGCAGCGCCGTGGTCGGGTGGAAGTCTAGCAGCGGCGTGGGCATCGTGAGGCAGTACTATCTCGGTGGGTATAGCTCGAACCAGTGCCCGCCGGACAAAGGGAGCCTTTCATTAGTGCAGGGGAGCTCGTTGATAGTGTCGCAGAGTTCACGGTTGTACCTCGCCTTCCAGCTCAGTACTGCGCAGCCTGAGTCGAGTCTGGTCTATGCCGTCGGGCCGTCGAACAGTCTGCCGTCGTCCGGTGGCTATTTGTCTACGCACAGAGACATGGCTTCCGGCACCTTGAGTTCTCCTGCTGGCGGCGGAGGTGGCG gggatgatgatggtgatgacgaTGAGCATGGACGAAAAGGAGACGGGGAAGGAGAATCGTCGAGCGGACGAAAGAGGGGCGGCGACAACGACAGCGATGGAGAAGACGCAGTGGCAAGGAGATCAGGCGGAGGCTTGAGCTTAGCCAAGAAACATGCGCTGCTGACCATCTTGGGGTGGGGGATTCTGTTGCCCATCGGAGCAGCCACGGCTCGATTCCTGAAGCACCACGACCCGCTCTGGTTCTACTCACACGTTCTCGTTCAGGGGGTCGCCTTCGTCGTCGGGGTCATTGGCGTGCTCGCCGGCGTCAAACTTGAGCACAACCTGGGCGACGGCCGCGACGTCGACGCACACAAGATCCTTGGCATCTTCGTCTTAGCGTTCGGCGGCCTGCAA GTCATGGCGGTTCTCATGAGGCCAAAGAAGGAAGCCAAGGCGAGGAAGTACTGGAACTGGTACCACCACAACGTGGGACGGGCGGCGATCGTTAGTGCAGTGGCTAACATCTTCTACGGATTGTGGTTGGCGAAGGAGGCCCGAGACTGGAGCTACGGCTACGGCATCTTCGTGGGGGTTTGGGTGGTCGGCTGCTTCGTTCTGGAGGAGTGGAGGAGGAAGCATGTAGCGGAGTGTACCGTGTGTTAG